The Paenibacillus sp. FSL R7-0204 genome includes a region encoding these proteins:
- the polA gene encoding DNA polymerase I: protein MDKLILIDGNNIIYRAFFAMPPLTNTAGQQTNAVYGFTTMLLRLLEEHKPSHMIVAFDAGKITFRHEGYEDYKGGRQKTPPELSEQFPLLKELLKGLGVPQFEIAGYEADDIIGTISREADAAGRQVMIVSGDKDMLQLASEHTTIALVRKGVTDVELYGPKQIRDKYDLTPEQIIDLKGLMGDASDNIPGVPGVGEKTALKLLQQFGSVEGVLAGTGELKGKMKEKLEEHADSAIMSKKLATIYREVPLEHTWEDMVFSGIVADTAGPALAKLEFKSLLERLSLSAYSHAADGSLSGPAAVEAAELTITIVDEAGIEKLVQALPGISALHVESNGENPHRAEVIGLGLSSPEQHYFVPFALLKSPSAAPLRDWLGDEQAPKSGYDLHRADLALHWQGIAFAGAANDVQLAAYLLDPTEASQNLNDLTTKYGLPRLSPDEDVFGKGAKYRIPELAILGEHVARKSATVLGIVQKQQEELDKTDMTGLFQDLEMPLSRILADMEKQGIAVNKDDLIQLGKEFEAQISRLVTEIYAACGTEFNLNSPKQLGEVLFVKLGLPVVKKTKTGYSTDAEVLEKLAPYHDAVRLILQYRTLAKLQSTYVEGLMKEISPETGKVHTFYRQTIAATGRLSSQFPNLQNIPIRLEEGRKLRKVFVPSEPGWSILAADYSQIELRVLAHISGDERMKEAFVEDMDIHTKTAMDVFGVPAESVDSNMRRSAKAVNFGIVYGISDYGLSQNLNIPRKEAARFIEQYFEVFQGVRRYMDDIVVEARKQGYVTTLLERRRYLPDINAKNFNLRSFAERTAMNTPIQGTAADIIKLAMVHMDRALHERGLKSRMLLQVHDELVFEVPEEELEQMKQLLPEVMAGALQLSVPLKAEVSYGSNWYEAK, encoded by the coding sequence GTGGACAAGCTGATACTCATTGATGGAAATAATATCATTTACCGGGCGTTCTTCGCCATGCCGCCGTTGACGAATACAGCGGGACAGCAGACGAATGCGGTATACGGTTTCACGACGATGCTGCTCCGTCTGCTGGAGGAGCATAAACCGTCACATATGATTGTGGCCTTCGACGCGGGAAAGATTACTTTCCGGCATGAAGGCTATGAAGATTATAAGGGCGGACGCCAGAAGACCCCGCCGGAGCTGTCCGAGCAGTTCCCGCTGCTCAAGGAGCTGCTGAAGGGTCTGGGAGTTCCGCAGTTCGAGATTGCAGGCTACGAGGCTGACGATATTATCGGCACCATCTCCAGGGAAGCGGATGCCGCCGGCCGTCAGGTGATGATTGTGTCGGGGGATAAGGATATGCTGCAGCTGGCTTCCGAGCATACCACCATCGCACTGGTGCGTAAGGGAGTTACGGATGTGGAGCTGTACGGGCCTAAGCAGATCCGCGATAAATATGATCTCACCCCTGAGCAGATCATTGATCTGAAGGGGCTGATGGGCGATGCCAGCGACAATATTCCCGGGGTGCCGGGAGTCGGGGAGAAGACAGCGCTTAAGCTGCTCCAGCAGTTCGGATCGGTGGAGGGCGTGCTGGCCGGAACCGGTGAGCTGAAGGGGAAGATGAAGGAGAAGCTGGAAGAGCATGCGGACAGCGCCATCATGAGCAAAAAATTAGCGACGATCTACCGTGAGGTTCCGCTTGAACATACCTGGGAGGATATGGTGTTCAGCGGTATTGTTGCCGATACGGCGGGCCCTGCCCTGGCGAAGCTGGAGTTCAAGTCCCTGCTGGAGCGCCTGTCGCTCAGCGCCTATTCCCATGCGGCAGACGGCAGCCTGTCCGGCCCCGCTGCGGTGGAAGCGGCAGAGCTTACGATTACAATCGTTGATGAAGCCGGAATAGAGAAGCTGGTACAGGCACTGCCGGGCATCTCCGCTCTGCATGTGGAATCTAACGGGGAGAACCCGCACCGTGCCGAAGTGATCGGCCTCGGGCTGTCTTCGCCGGAGCAGCATTACTTTGTGCCTTTTGCCCTGCTGAAGAGTCCCTCGGCAGCCCCCCTGCGGGACTGGCTCGGTGACGAGCAGGCGCCGAAGAGCGGGTATGATCTGCACCGTGCCGATCTGGCGCTGCATTGGCAGGGGATTGCTTTTGCCGGAGCCGCTAATGATGTTCAGCTGGCCGCTTACCTGCTGGACCCGACTGAAGCGAGCCAGAATCTGAATGACCTGACCACGAAATACGGCCTGCCCCGCTTGTCGCCGGATGAGGATGTTTTCGGCAAAGGGGCCAAATATAGAATTCCTGAGCTTGCGATTCTCGGTGAGCATGTCGCCCGCAAAAGTGCGACTGTGCTTGGCATTGTGCAGAAGCAGCAGGAGGAGCTGGACAAGACGGACATGACCGGTCTGTTCCAGGACCTGGAGATGCCGCTGTCACGGATTCTCGCCGATATGGAGAAGCAGGGCATCGCTGTGAATAAGGACGATCTCATTCAGCTCGGTAAGGAATTCGAAGCCCAGATCTCCCGGCTGGTCACTGAAATCTACGCCGCCTGCGGAACCGAATTCAATCTGAATTCTCCGAAGCAGCTGGGCGAGGTTCTGTTCGTGAAGCTCGGTCTGCCGGTTGTGAAGAAGACGAAGACCGGATATTCGACCGATGCCGAGGTACTGGAAAAGCTTGCGCCTTATCATGACGCCGTGCGCCTGATTCTGCAATACCGCACCCTGGCCAAGCTGCAATCTACGTATGTCGAAGGTTTAATGAAGGAAATTTCGCCGGAGACAGGCAAGGTGCATACCTTCTACCGGCAAACGATTGCTGCTACGGGCCGGCTCAGCAGCCAGTTCCCGAACCTGCAGAATATTCCGATCCGGCTCGAAGAGGGCCGCAAGCTCCGTAAGGTATTCGTGCCCTCCGAGCCGGGCTGGTCGATTCTGGCGGCGGATTACTCGCAGATCGAGCTGCGTGTGCTGGCGCATATCTCGGGTGATGAGCGGATGAAGGAAGCTTTTGTCGAGGATATGGATATTCATACCAAGACTGCGATGGACGTATTCGGCGTTCCTGCGGAGAGTGTGGACAGTAATATGCGCCGGTCCGCCAAAGCGGTTAACTTCGGGATTGTGTACGGCATCAGCGATTATGGCCTGTCGCAGAACTTGAACATTCCGCGTAAGGAAGCGGCCCGGTTCATTGAGCAGTATTTCGAGGTATTCCAAGGTGTGCGCCGTTACATGGATGACATCGTAGTCGAGGCCCGTAAACAGGGGTATGTAACTACGCTGCTGGAGCGCCGCCGTTATCTGCCGGATATCAATGCGAAGAACTTCAATCTGCGGTCCTTCGCAGAACGTACGGCGATGAATACGCCAATTCAGGGAACCGCTGCGGATATTATCAAGCTGGCCATGGTTCATATGGATAGGGCGCTGCATGAGCGCGGCCTGAAGAGCCGGATGCTGCTCCAGGTACACGATGAGTTAGTGTTCGAGGTGCCGGAGGAGGAGCTGGAGCAGATGAAGCAGCTGCTGCCCGAGGTGATGGCCGGAGCGCTGCAGCTGTCTGTTCCGCTGAAGGCAGAGGTAAGTTATGGCAGCAACTGGTACGAAGCGAAATAG
- the phoU gene encoding phosphate signaling complex protein PhoU, producing the protein MIRRKEFDKDLEELRSLLQQMGEHVTDALDGAVLALQTLDTARAQEIVKADLRLNAMEDRIMEIGSRLIITQQPVAKDLRRIIVAFKISSDLERMGDLALDVAKVTMRIQGQQLIKPLVDIPRMAELVTIMTTEAIQSYLDENTDLAYKMAQDDDQVDGLYSAMINELYTYMVQKPETVNQAMLLTLVGRYIERIADHATNIGESVVYLVTGKRPDLNQ; encoded by the coding sequence ATGATTCGCAGAAAAGAATTCGATAAAGATCTGGAAGAACTGCGCTCCCTGCTGCAGCAGATGGGCGAGCATGTAACGGATGCACTCGACGGTGCGGTACTGGCCCTGCAGACCCTTGATACGGCACGGGCGCAGGAGATTGTCAAAGCGGACCTGCGGCTGAACGCCATGGAAGACCGGATTATGGAGATCGGCTCGCGGCTGATCATCACCCAGCAGCCGGTGGCGAAGGATCTGCGCCGCATTATTGTAGCCTTCAAAATCTCCAGCGATCTGGAGCGTATGGGTGATCTGGCACTGGATGTAGCCAAGGTAACGATGCGCATCCAGGGACAGCAGCTGATTAAGCCGCTTGTGGATATTCCGCGCATGGCTGAGCTGGTTACGATCATGACCACGGAGGCTATTCAGTCTTATCTGGACGAGAATACGGATCTGGCCTACAAAATGGCGCAGGATGACGATCAGGTCGATGGCCTATACAGCGCGATGATTAACGAACTGTACACTTATATGGTTCAGAAGCCTGAAACAGTGAATCAGGCGATGCTGCTCACATTGGTTGGCCGTTACATTGAGCGGATTGCCGACCATGCCACGAATATTGGCGAGAGTGTAGTGTATCTGGTTACAGGTAAACGTCCGGATTTGAACCAATAA
- the pstB gene encoding phosphate ABC transporter ATP-binding protein PstB, whose product MKSIIDIEKLDLYYESFHALKNVDLQIPEKQVTAFIGPSGCGKSTLLRTLNRMNDMIPGTRIEGKVNIGGKNIYSDEIEVESLRKQVGMVFQQPNPFPKSIYDNVAYGPRLHGVKSKAELDVLVEQSLRQSALWEEVKDFLKKSALSLSGGQQQRLCIARALAVQPDILLMDEATSALDPVSTLKIEELVQELRDKYTIVMVTHNMHQAARVSGRTVFFLNGVIVEAADTELLFSNPKDSRTEDYISGRFG is encoded by the coding sequence ATGAAATCCATCATTGACATAGAGAAGCTAGATCTCTACTATGAGTCATTCCATGCCCTGAAGAACGTGGATTTGCAGATTCCGGAGAAGCAGGTGACCGCTTTTATCGGACCCTCCGGCTGCGGGAAATCCACACTGCTGCGTACCCTTAACCGTATGAACGACATGATTCCCGGAACGCGTATTGAAGGTAAAGTAAATATCGGCGGCAAAAACATCTACAGCGACGAGATCGAAGTGGAGAGTCTGCGAAAGCAGGTGGGGATGGTGTTCCAGCAGCCCAATCCTTTTCCCAAGTCGATCTATGATAACGTGGCTTATGGCCCGCGCCTGCATGGTGTGAAGAGCAAGGCCGAGCTGGATGTCCTTGTAGAGCAAAGCCTGCGCCAGTCTGCGCTCTGGGAGGAAGTGAAGGATTTCCTCAAGAAGTCTGCCTTAAGCCTGTCCGGTGGCCAGCAGCAGCGTCTCTGTATTGCCAGAGCCCTTGCCGTACAGCCGGATATTCTGCTGATGGATGAGGCGACTTCAGCGCTAGACCCGGTGTCCACACTCAAGATTGAGGAGCTGGTCCAGGAGCTGCGGGATAAGTATACGATTGTAATGGTCACGCATAATATGCATCAGGCCGCCCGGGTATCGGGACGCACTGTATTTTTCCTGAACGGTGTTATTGTGGAGGCTGCGGACACGGAGCTGCTGTTCTCGAACCCTAAGGATTCCCGCACAGAAGACTATATTTCCGGCCGCTTCGGCTAA
- a CDS encoding response regulator transcription factor, whose product MAQRLLVIEDEPTLARLLSYNLTQEGYEVTVEDHGTAGYDRATREPFELIVLDLMLPGMNGIDILDKLRGQGIRTPVIVLTAKNAEEDVVRGLKSGADDYITKPFGVSELLARVSAVLRRISGIAEEAPPETAVSASTIILGQLEIYPERYEVSLGGQSINLRPKEFEVLLYLARKPGVVLTRDDLMNAVWGFDYIGGQRTVDVHVSSLRKKLELDPESVHIDSIRGVGYKLVVNKKRTPVI is encoded by the coding sequence ATGGCACAACGATTGCTTGTCATTGAAGACGAACCGACACTGGCCCGGCTGCTGTCTTATAATCTGACACAGGAAGGCTACGAGGTGACGGTGGAGGATCATGGAACGGCAGGATATGACCGTGCGACTAGAGAACCTTTTGAATTGATCGTACTGGATCTGATGCTGCCCGGCATGAACGGCATTGACATTCTGGATAAATTGCGTGGACAAGGCATCCGCACACCGGTTATAGTGCTGACGGCCAAGAATGCGGAGGAGGATGTCGTCCGCGGGCTGAAGTCCGGGGCGGATGACTATATTACGAAGCCCTTCGGCGTATCCGAGCTGCTTGCCCGGGTCAGCGCAGTGCTGCGGCGGATCTCCGGCATTGCCGAAGAAGCTCCGCCCGAGACGGCGGTGTCTGCATCGACGATTATTCTCGGACAGCTGGAGATCTACCCCGAGCGTTATGAAGTCTCGCTGGGCGGACAGAGCATCAATCTGCGGCCGAAGGAATTTGAAGTGCTGCTGTATCTGGCCCGCAAGCCGGGCGTCGTTCTGACGCGGGATGATCTGATGAATGCGGTCTGGGGCTTCGACTATATCGGAGGCCAGCGTACCGTTGATGTGCATGTCAGCTCCTTGCGCAAGAAGCTGGAGCTTGACCCTGAATCCGTGCATATCGATTCCATCCGCGGGGTGGGTTACAAACTGGTCGTCAACAAGAAGAGAACACCTGTCATCTAA